CATAACCATCCACAAGTGTACACATGAATGCAGACATACAAAGATTGGAAGAAAATACACCCAAATGTAAACAGTGGTTATCTGTGGATTGTTAcaagtgatttttatattttcttctttactctCTTATTTCCTACATTGTCAACACGATAAACACAAaccatttttataattaaaaaaattaaaattataggccaggcgcagtggctcacacctgtaatcccagcattttgggaggccaaggtgggtgaatcgctcgagcccaagagtttgagactagcctgggcaacatggcaaaaccccatctctaccaaaaatacaaaaattagctgggcgtggtggtgcatgcctgtggtcccagctactcaggaggctgaggcaggaggatcacttgaacctgggaggtcgaggctgcagtgagcagagatcgtgccactgggcaacagaatgagacctgtctcaaaaaaaaaaattaaaaattaaaattatgacaaAAGTGATCAGAATATGGACAGCCTAGCCCTGTGGAGTATTTACACCTATAggataaaaggaagaagagagcagCCAAGGAAAAAGACTCCTTCAGAGAAGTGAGAGTAACTGGGTGGGGTTACAAATACTCAGAATGAACTGATCAGCAATGTTAACTACCACAGAGGAGTCCAGGAGAAGGGGGACTGAGGAAAGGCCACGGGCTTGGGCAGTTAGGAAGTCACTGTTGATGTTTCAAAAGGGCTCATTTCacacatctttcttttctctttttcacctCTGCTCTTTTTCCATCTCCCTTACTTGTCTCCATTTAGAAAAGGCAGCACATTGGGTGATTAGGAGTCCAGGCTTTTAATCCTTGCCCCACCATTCACAAGTTGTGTGATCTTGTGCAAGTttcttacctctctgagcctcagtttcctcatctgtgagatgggCAGTGATATTAATACTTGCCTTATAGGGCTATTATAAAAATCCAGTGGACCAATATTATAAATACTTAGGACTGTGTCTTGTCAGGCAAagaaggcactcagtaaatgttggctAGTATTATTATACAACTCAACCCTTGAagttttcctctccttcctccttgctGTCTGTCCCAGCAGGTACTAGCTCACCCACAGGCATTAGAGACCCACTTAAGATAATTCACTTAGACAAAAGCTCTAAATGCACTGTTTTCATACCATGGTCTCTAAACCACAAAGTGTTCCAGGAAAGACTTCCCTTAGACTCTATCTTTCCTAAAACCACGAGGCACCCATGGGAAAATCCATACTTTTCCACTCGTCTCACTGTGCATTTCTGTGTTTTCCTGTTTACTCCCTACTCTATCTCTGGCACTTAACACAGAGCCCAGCACACAGAAAGGGCTCAcaggtatttgttgaatggatggaaattcttccttctcttttactCTGACAGACACTGATAAGATACCAGAAAAAACAAGTCCAAAGCCACAGCTTTTCTATTTACAAGATATAAGATATCTATGAGCTCATCCTCTCTAAAGCCTCGGTTTTCCCAGCTATAAACTGGGGATACAAATGTCTGAGGCCACCTTACCAGGCTGCTGTGGGGatcaaatcaaacaaaaaaattacatgaaagcccagtgaaaataatattatatatatgccattattattattctgataTAGCATATTTGTATCAATAATAGTGAAGCAAGCTGGGTACAGCGGCAGGTGtctataaacccagctacttaggaagccaaggcaggaggatcgcggagcccagcagttcaagaccagcctggctaacacagtaaggCCCGTCTTGAGGGGAAAAAATAGTGAATCAGTGAAAAAGGAGATAATCTGATTCTAAGAAGCAATAAATATAGGCTTGAAAACTGCCCATTAAATAGGCCATTCTATGCATTCTCCTGGACTATATGGTACTTCCTAATCTAGAAATGCACACAGTAAGAGGCCTTAAATCCAATGATCAGAACTAGGAGAAGGAGATGGGATGAGTGAAAGAGGTACAGAACCACTTACTTGGCTGGGGGCAAGGACAACATCTTGTGCATGGTGGAGGTCATTCGATCTCTGCCCAAACTGAAGGCATCCTTAGTCAGGGACACAGCTTCCTTGGTGAGGTCCATGGTGGCATGTAGAGCCTCCTTGGTGGCATCCTTGGTCATGTGAATAGCACTTGACAATTCTCCCTCAATGTTCTTCAAGGGGATGAGCTCACCCTGTCCATTCACAGCAGTTTCACTGCCAGCTGGGGGCTTCAATGCAGCTGGTGAGCTGGAGGCTTGGGTTCTGCTCAGTTTCTTGGTCTGTAGGGACTCTACTGCCTCATGGCCCTTCCCTGCCAGCTGCTGGGCAAGTGGACCTGAGTCCTGCAGTTCTCCATTGCTGCGTGGCCTCTCCTGGGATACATCCTGATTTTCAATGCTACTTTCCTCCAAGACCTTCTCAGGGCTTGCTGGGCCCTGGTCTGATGAGGCATCAGACTTCAGTTCCCGATCCTCTGAAGGAGATAGCTCTGAATCTACGAGGCTAGTGCTATCTGAGCCTGCAGAGTCAGCATCGACAGCACCGGGGGCAGGATGCATAAGCAGAGCCACCTCAGCACTGGGAAAGAGAACTCCAATGCAAGCTGTCTGGTCCTGCAGGGGAGACCCAGTCATTGACTCTGTATCCTTAGTCAGCTGCTCCTGAAGCCTCTGCAGCACCTCCTTCAGGCGAAGCAGAGCCAAGTACTGGTAGTGGTCAAGCCTCACGCGGACATGGGCCGGGGAATGTACAAGTATATGAACATCTGCTACATCCTCCAGCTCTGTCAGAGGCCCTTTGTTGTCCATACCACTACTGCCTTCTTTCAGAATTTCCATGACTTCTGTAAGTCCTGATAAGCTTTTCAAATCATGTTCAGTCTTTGACCGCTGATGGGACATAGAGTCAGGGGCAAGAGCCTCAGACTGGACAGGACTTCCAAAACTGGCTGATGGTTTCAGCCTCCCCTCTGAGGCCAAAAGGAGCTTCCGTGCCTGGGCTTGCTGCCAGCGGAGGGGTAGGCAGGCCCAAATGGACAGGGGGAAGGGGGCTACAAAATTCAAGGTATGGCCTTTGAAGTTTTCTGTTCCCTCAAAGTCCAAGGAGATCTGGGTAAAGTGGACAGACCACAGATCCTGGGAAGCCTTAGGTCTCTGGGGAGGGAGGGtattaggctgaggcaggcaggaatCCATCTGAAAGGCATGATGCACAAAAAGCATGTGCAGAAGGCTAAAGCCACCTGGAACCTTAGGAAAGTGATCATAATTGGAATGAAAGAACTCAGCAGCAGCAAAACCCCGGAAGAGACTCTGGAGGTGTGAACAACTACAATGTGGGGCGTGACGTGTATTGGTGGCAATCATGCCTGACGCAGAGAAGACCAGGGCCTGGGGACGATGCAACTCTGCCCGCTCTCTCTTTTCCAGTGGAAAGGTCACCTtcacagagaaaatgaaacacaatTCAGAATGGTCATCTGAGTATCTCAGCATCCCACTATTAATACACATGTAAAAGATCATTTGggctgtgaaactattttcttacTTCCACAAAATGGACAGAGCAAAACCATGGATTAcatccattggaaaaatgcagcTGCGGCTACCAACAGGGGATAAAAGTCACACTCTCCCCTCACCTTCAACCAGAATGCATCTAGTCGGATGTCCAAGTGTTCATCTTTCTGACTTGAATCTTCCAGCTTGTAGATAGCTTTGAACTGCTCCAAGCTGCGGTATAAATCCAGGCAAAAGAGGTTTCCCCAGAGCAAACTGACAGGATCCATAGTAAATGTCAGACCATTTAACTGAATGTAGAGATTAGGACAAGGAACTGGaaagcagagggaagaaaagaaacatcCTGTAAAAAGCAATAGCTAGGCTCTTACTACCTAATATTAACTATATTATGAACAGAGCAAAGGTACACATTTATACAGGGCAGAGTGTTTAACAAAAGTGTGCTAAATTAACTCAAACACTGAAAACTcctaacaacaaataaaaatataagtagtGGCCCCAAGGCTGACAAACGGGAAAAGCATGAGCTAGACAGAAAAACAGCCAGCCTAGATACTTACCTGGAAGCTCCTGATTATCTGGGAAGTAATACTCTGTGAACTCAATATGAATGGCAGAGACCTGGGTAGGGAGGTTGTGAAGTTTCCGACTGCAGGAAAGGAGTGTAGATGGCTTTTTACTTGGCTGTCCAGCGGTGGAAACCTAAACAATCACAACTTATTATTAGTATCAACAATCAAACTTAGAGCAGCCCTCCATTTCTGCTTAGGAAGCAGAAAGCCTCTACCATCCCTCTGAAGTCTGTCACAGGGAACACAGTGTCTTTCACACATATTCCAGGCGTTCTCACACCTGCCTCGCACTATACGCGAGTTAGTTTTTTCAGCGGGAGGTTCAAGGCAGAGCATTCACAGTAAAACTGGGGGAATTCTCAAGTCCTGATCTCACCAGCCATGCTCAGAAAGAAACAGACCAAACTATTAATCTTCCCAGAAGTAAAGTAAATAGTCCCCAACTTCCAAAACTTTGTTCATACTGTTCCAGTTGCCTTCCAAGTAAACTGCTCCACCTATTCCAATCATGTTTCCGCATGTCCTCACCTGGTGGATGTCCAGGTCATCCACCCGTACCACCAAGCAGCTAGAGCGTAAGCGGTTCCATGCTGGAGGCCAAAAGGCAGCCTGTCTGCCCTGAGACGGGCTTCTCTCAAGAGGGTTCTTTCGAGGACTGGAAAGAGAATCTAAATAAAAACAAGGTGAGAAAAAGAATCAGATACATTCAACCCTCATTATTAATAGAATAAGGAAAGCAAAAATCCTAAGATCATTAATGTTATATGTAGGAAAGAGAGCTTAACACTGTCTAGCTCCTGGATGAACTCAAAAATGATATTATTCTTAAGACCAAGGCAACAGGCTACTGAATAGAGATGATGACATCAACACTGTGGCTATCCCTGGGGTCAAAGAGGTTTCTGTAAAGAAAAAAGTCACTGATGTCTCTCCATTACATACAGTTGGGATAATTAGCTAGTTCTTGCTTTATCTCCACTGTTATTCAAAGATAAATGGCAAGAGGCTAAGCAACTGGAGTCTTCCAGTTCCTCATAACCCACCTGCTTTTCTCCGAAAGGGAGAGTCTACTCCAAGGTGCCACGGTGGTTTCAGACCCGTCTCTTCATGCCACTTCTCCATTTTGCTCTGAAATTCCATCACCAGCTTCTGGGCCCACTGGCCTCGGGTCTCCATGGCCTCACAGTGGCGTACCCAATGTTTGCAGCTATCACCTGTGCAATGAAGAAGTGAAAAGATTTTAGCCCAAGATCGTGATGAATGTTTCAATTTTTCCTTTCTGTCAGTATAGTCATAGTTCAGAATCTGATTCCTTGCCCACAGTGCAGAAATCTCTAGGATAAGGAAAAATTATCCAATGATAGGTTGCACATTCTTCTGGATTCCATATGTGATTTTTCCCAAAGGCTCCCTAAAGGCAAGCTGTTGACTGCTGCCATATTTGACTATGGACTACTGGAGAGGCTCTAACACTAGTGGAAGTGAGGGGCTGAGAGTAGAATCAAAAGCAATATCTCAGGCACTAGATATCTCCCCTACTCACTTCCTCTCATTACTGATAAAGAATCATCAATAGTGGAACTTGCAAGTTTCCATATGCCCTCTTGAAGAGGGATATTTCCAACACCCCTCTGAGCATGCACTGCAATCTCTGGCAACCTCCTGTTAAGCAGTCAGGGATGAATCCAGGAATCTGCCCTCAATATTTTGGGCTATGCGAGAATTGGCCCCATTCAGAGTTTTCCTAACCTGCCCAGTGGAAAGGGTAATAGTCAAATGCCATCTTGCGGAAGGTAAGCTGCATGGCACCACCCATGAGTCTGTTTGCAGAGacacctataaaataaaaatacaggtgaATGGCAGTGGAAGGAACAAAGAAGCC
The window above is part of the Symphalangus syndactylus isolate Jambi chromosome 23, NHGRI_mSymSyn1-v2.1_pri, whole genome shotgun sequence genome. Proteins encoded here:
- the BLTP3A gene encoding bridge-like lipid transfer protein family member 3A isoform X1, which gives rise to MAGIIKKQILKHLSRFTKNLSPDKINLSTLKGEGQLTNLELDEEVLQNVLELPTWLAINRVYCNRASIRIQWTKLKTHPICLCLDKVEVEMKTCEDPRPPNGQSPIALASGQSEYGFAEKVVEGMFIIVNSITIKIHSKAFHAAFELWQLQGYSVNPNWQQSDLRLTRITDPRRGEVLTFKEITWQTLRIEADATDNGDQDPVTTPLRLITNQGRIQIALKRRTKDCNVISSKLMFLLDDLLWVLTDSQLKAMMKYAESLSEAMEKSAQQRKSLAPEPVQITPPAPSAQQSWAQAFGGSQGNSNSSSSRLSQYFEKFDVKESSYHLLISRLDLHICDDSQSREPGVSANRLMGGAMQLTFRKMAFDYYPFHWAGDSCKHWVRHCEAMETRGQWAQKLVMEFQSKMEKWHEETGLKPPWHLGVDSPFRRKADSLSSPRKNPLERSPSQGRQAAFWPPAWNRLRSSCLVVRVDDLDIHQVSTAGQPSKKPSTLLSCSRKLHNLPTQVSAIHIEFTEYYFPDNQELPVPCPNLYIQLNGLTFTMDPVSLLWGNLFCLDLYRSLEQFKAIYKLEDSSQKDEHLDIRLDAFWLKVTFPLEKRERAELHRPQALVFSASGMIATNTRHAPHCSCSHLQSLFRGFAAAEFFHSNYDHFPKVPGGFSLLHMLFVHHAFQMDSCLPQPNTLPPQRPKASQDLWSVHFTQISLDFEGTENFKGHTLNFVAPFPLSIWACLPLRWQQAQARKLLLASEGRLKPSASFGSPVQSEALAPDSMSHQRSKTEHDLKSLSGLTEVMEILKEGSSGMDNKGPLTELEDVADVHILVHSPAHVRVRLDHYQYLALLRLKEVLQRLQEQLTKDTESMTGSPLQDQTACIGVLFPSAEVALLMHPAPGAVDADSAGSDSTSLVDSELSPSEDRELKSDASSDQGPASPEKVLEESSIENQDVSQERPRSNGELQDSGPLAQQLAGKGHEAVESLQTKKLSRTQASSSPAALKPPAGSETAVNGQGELIPLKNIEGELSSAIHMTKDATKEALHATMDLTKEAVSLTKDAFSLGRDRMTSTMHKMLSLPPAKEPMAKTDEGVAAPVSGGAARLRFFSMKRTVSQQSFDGVSLDSSGPEDRISVDSDGSDSFVMLLESESGPESFPPGSLSNVSDNAGVQGSPLVNNYGHGSPAANSSVSPSGEDLIFHPVSVLVLKVNEVSFGIEVRGEDLTVALQAEELTLRQLGTVGLWQFLRGQCPGTCFQESSTLKTGHIRPAVGLRFEVGPGAAVHSPLASQNGFLHLLLHGCDLELLTSVLSGLGPFLEDEEIPVVVPMRIELLNSSITLKDDIPPIYPTSPGPIPITLAMEHVVLKRSDDGVFHIGAAAQDKPSAEVLKSEKKQPPKERVFLVPTGEVFEQQVKELPILQKELIETKQALANANQDKEKLLQEIRKYNPFFEL